A window from Kovacikia minuta CCNUW1 encodes these proteins:
- a CDS encoding DUF4058 family protein: MPSPFPGMDPYLEQPAFWSSFHQRLLVAIADAIGPQLRPTYYAEVETRTYLDEQDEQLLVGIPDALVMRSARANSSVATNEEAPVATRLRPVQVQLPMPEEVKERYLEVREVGTDAVIAVLEVLSPKNKRSGEGRTVYEKKRRTVLSSLSHLVEIDLLRSGSPMAMVGATETHYRLLVSRAIDRPTADLYSFNLPDPIPSFPLPLKSPDADINVNLQEIFAGVYDRASYDLRLDYSLPIPPPALSQADQQWLDRLLTPLRTQDGIE, from the coding sequence GTGCCGTCACCGTTTCCGGGAATGGATCCTTATTTGGAACAACCTGCATTCTGGTCATCATTTCATCAGCGATTACTGGTGGCGATCGCCGATGCGATCGGCCCTCAGTTGCGCCCCACCTACTACGCCGAGGTGGAAACTCGCACCTACCTGGATGAGCAGGACGAACAATTATTGGTCGGAATTCCAGATGCTCTGGTCATGCGTTCAGCCCGCGCCAATTCCAGTGTTGCTACCAACGAAGAGGCTCCAGTCGCCACACGGTTGCGTCCGGTGCAAGTTCAGTTGCCGATGCCAGAGGAAGTGAAGGAAAGATACCTGGAAGTCCGAGAAGTGGGAACAGATGCGGTGATAGCAGTGCTGGAGGTGTTGTCGCCTAAAAACAAACGATCGGGAGAAGGGCGAACGGTTTATGAAAAAAAACGACGAACCGTACTCAGCAGCTTGTCCCATCTGGTTGAAATTGATTTATTACGCAGTGGATCGCCAATGGCAATGGTCGGTGCAACGGAAACTCACTATCGCTTGCTGGTCAGTCGGGCAATCGATCGTCCTACCGCAGACTTGTACAGTTTTAATTTGCCAGATCCGATTCCCTCGTTTCCCCTGCCACTCAAATCACCGGATGCGGATATAAACGTCAATCTGCAAGAAATTTTTGCGGGAGTGTACGATCGTGCCAGTTATGATTTGCGACTCGATTATTCCCTGCCCATTCCTCCCCCTGCCCTGTCGCAGGCTGACCAGCAGTGGTTAGATAGATTGTTAACCCCATTACGGACGCAGGATGGCATTGAATGA
- a CDS encoding STM4013/SEN3800 family hydrolase → MPNTQTHQSSITSYELQITNYNTIVGTHDLIFLTFDTLRYDVAQSLWQTGRTPHLAALLPNTGWEKRHSPGSFTYAAHHAFFAGFLPTPIAPGKHPRPFALQFEGSTTIAPETCILNGASLPEGLVERGYRTLCIGGVGFFNQCNPLGKVLPGLFQEKYWSPKLGVTDRNSTEHQVALACDRLQAIPQNQRVFLFINLSALHQPNYFYLPGATTDSIETHAAALEYIDRALVPLWETLRKRAPSFGILCSDHGTTYGEDGYTGHRIAHPIVWTVPYAEILIEQNT, encoded by the coding sequence ATGCCCAACACCCAGACTCACCAATCATCCATTACGAGTTATGAATTACAAATTACGAATTACAACACGATCGTCGGCACCCATGATCTGATCTTTCTCACCTTTGATACCCTGCGCTACGATGTTGCCCAATCCCTCTGGCAAACCGGACGAACTCCTCATTTAGCGGCACTGCTGCCCAACACTGGCTGGGAAAAACGGCATTCTCCTGGTAGCTTTACCTATGCGGCTCACCATGCCTTCTTCGCCGGATTTTTGCCCACACCGATCGCCCCTGGTAAACATCCCCGTCCGTTTGCGCTCCAGTTTGAAGGCAGTACGACGATCGCCCCCGAAACCTGTATTCTCAATGGCGCAAGTCTTCCAGAAGGTTTGGTAGAGCGTGGATATCGCACCCTTTGCATTGGAGGCGTTGGCTTTTTCAATCAGTGCAATCCGCTGGGGAAGGTTCTACCAGGATTGTTTCAAGAGAAATACTGGAGTCCGAAGTTGGGTGTCACCGATCGCAATTCAACTGAACATCAAGTGGCGTTAGCCTGCGATCGCCTCCAGGCAATTCCCCAAAATCAGCGAGTTTTTCTGTTTATCAATTTGTCTGCGCTGCATCAACCCAACTATTTCTACCTGCCAGGAGCAACCACAGATTCGATTGAAACCCACGCTGCTGCACTCGAATATATCGATCGCGCCCTTGTACCGCTCTGGGAAACTTTACGCAAACGTGCCCCCAGCTTCGGCATCCTCTGCTCCGATCACGGCACAACCTACGGTGAAGATGGCTACACTGGACATCGGATTGCTCACCCCATTGTGTGGACAGTCCCCTATGCCGAAATATTGATTGAGCAGAATACGTAG
- a CDS encoding RpnC/YadD family protein: MTEPRDEFDSPWKDILESYFQDFIQFFFPQIHTDIDWSRGYDFLDQELRQVVRDAELGKRLVDKLVKVWKLSGEETWVLAHIEIQSQEESQFSDRMFVYYYRLRDRYNQRIASLAILGDERATWRPQPFREELWGCEATFRFPIIKLLDYESRWAELEISQNPFAIAVMAHLKTKETRNDAVGRKEWKFRLTRRLYEQGYERQDILNLFRFLDWMMELPEGLKQAFRVELEQYEQEKQMPYVTSIEQMGREEGREEGREEGRKETRRSLALKMLQENLPLETIARITEFTTAELQQLQAQQQQE; encoded by the coding sequence ATGACCGAGCCGCGTGACGAGTTTGATAGCCCGTGGAAGGACATTTTGGAGTCTTATTTCCAGGACTTCATCCAGTTCTTCTTTCCCCAGATTCACACTGATATTGACTGGAGCCGAGGTTACGACTTTCTGGATCAAGAACTCCGACAGGTCGTGCGGGATGCAGAACTGGGAAAACGGTTGGTCGATAAACTTGTAAAGGTTTGGAAACTCAGTGGTGAAGAAACTTGGGTCTTAGCGCACATCGAAATCCAAAGTCAGGAAGAGAGCCAGTTCAGCGATCGGATGTTTGTCTACTACTATCGTCTGCGAGACCGATACAATCAGCGAATTGCCAGTTTAGCGATCTTGGGAGATGAACGCGCAACTTGGCGACCGCAACCGTTTCGAGAAGAACTGTGGGGCTGTGAGGCGACCTTTCGGTTCCCCATCATCAAACTGCTGGACTATGAATCTCGTTGGGCTGAGCTAGAGATCAGCCAAAACCCATTTGCCATTGCAGTAATGGCACATCTCAAAACAAAGGAGACTCGTAACGATGCGGTCGGTCGCAAGGAATGGAAATTTCGGCTAACACGACGACTCTACGAACAAGGCTATGAGCGACAAGATATACTAAACTTATTCCGGTTTCTGGACTGGATGATGGAGTTGCCGGAAGGCTTGAAACAGGCGTTTCGGGTTGAACTTGAGCAGTATGAGCAGGAGAAACAAATGCCTTACGTCACCTCGATCGAGCAGATGGGAAGGGAAGAGGGAAGGGAAGAGGGAAGAGAAGAGGGAAGGAAAGAGACGCGACGATCGCTGGCGCTAAAAATGCTTCAGGAGAATCTTCCGCTGGAGACGATCGCTCGCATTACCGAATTTACGACTGCTGAACTTCAACAACTCCAAGCCCAGCAGCAGCAGGAATAA
- a CDS encoding IS110 family RNA-guided transposase, which translates to MSSSSPVVDAVLGLDIGKTRIYGVLLCGTQALRRKAVANTVAGHQELLAWLSQQRFTQLHACLEATSTYGHAIAKQLHHAGYGVTIANPQAVHAYAQSRLSRTKTDAADARLIAEYCRDLKPELWQPPAPEVEVLQNLMRRVQALEQMIGQETNRLETAPPELVSEINTHITFMEDQLKALRDKIRTHIDQFPGLKRQHELLDSIPGIGPHTAALILAEIGSWQHFASARQLAAYAGLTPQEKTSGTSIHGKPRLCKLGNARLRKALFLPALCLLRWSKPIQAWRAQLLQRHKTKRQVVGAVMHKLIRWIYGVLHANKPFDAQVCFPTSST; encoded by the coding sequence ATGTCATCGTCGTCCCCTGTCGTTGATGCTGTATTGGGTTTAGACATTGGCAAAACACGGATTTATGGGGTGTTGCTCTGTGGCACCCAAGCGCTTCGACGCAAAGCGGTCGCCAACACAGTTGCTGGGCACCAAGAATTGCTCGCTTGGTTGAGCCAGCAACGCTTTACCCAGTTACATGCCTGTCTCGAAGCCACCAGCACCTATGGGCATGCCATCGCCAAGCAGTTGCATCACGCCGGGTATGGCGTGACGATTGCCAATCCCCAAGCGGTCCATGCTTATGCCCAGAGTCGCTTGAGTCGCACCAAGACCGATGCGGCTGATGCTCGCTTAATTGCCGAATACTGCCGTGACCTGAAGCCTGAGCTTTGGCAACCACCGGCCCCTGAGGTGGAAGTGTTGCAAAATCTGATGCGACGGGTGCAGGCCCTCGAGCAGATGATTGGACAGGAAACCAATCGCCTCGAAACAGCTCCCCCTGAGTTGGTAAGCGAGATTAACACTCACATCACCTTTATGGAAGACCAACTCAAAGCCTTGCGAGACAAGATTCGAACCCATATCGACCAATTCCCCGGTCTCAAACGGCAACACGAATTGCTCGATTCGATTCCTGGTATTGGTCCTCACACCGCGGCCCTGATTCTCGCAGAAATCGGCAGTTGGCAGCACTTTGCTTCGGCTCGGCAGTTGGCGGCTTACGCCGGACTCACGCCCCAGGAAAAAACCTCTGGCACATCGATTCACGGCAAGCCCAGGCTGTGCAAACTTGGTAATGCCCGCTTACGCAAAGCCCTGTTTCTCCCAGCCCTGTGCCTTTTACGCTGGAGCAAGCCGATTCAAGCTTGGCGCGCACAACTCCTCCAGCGCCACAAAACTAAGCGTCAAGTCGTCGGGGCCGTGATGCATAAGCTGATTCGCTGGATTTACGGGGTTCTGCACGCCAATAAACCTTTTGACGCCCAGGTCTGCTTCCCAACCTCATCGACTTGA
- a CDS encoding STM4015 family protein, whose protein sequence is MTHSNSDPRDSDAVLGGNNPAPVQGAILGGIAGIQQKLSHPDLTIRLEALDQAWGYGKAGKVCLEQALGDRSKTVRRRARWLLRQPEGTETLPPSEPQWNLTERLNLDAYIYRGDRLTRFANRTVHEEPVPDNPLPDPSQTVYAFRCNYDEDTDDMLSRLNALLNTPGGEQIEALVFGMWDDGEGVCTGDASSRGFVERLVTLRDRLPRLKALFIGDILSEECEISWLVQSDMSPILQAYPHLEMLQVRGGMGLQFVPPENAVHDHLKVLILETGGLSRETVQQICAWNFPSLDHLELWFGSENYGGDCWEQDLAPILDDLQFPNLAYLGLRNSQFADEMIDRLVRSPLLAGLQVLDLSMGTLSDEGATKLLECAAIRDLEILNVSESYLSGATIDQLQSLGIQVIADNQRTEEYEEYEERYCAVSE, encoded by the coding sequence ATGACTCATTCCAACTCTGATCCGCGTGATTCTGATGCCGTGCTGGGCGGCAACAATCCTGCTCCTGTCCAGGGTGCCATTCTGGGTGGGATTGCAGGAATTCAGCAAAAGCTGAGTCATCCCGATCTCACGATTCGGTTAGAAGCCCTCGATCAAGCCTGGGGCTATGGCAAGGCAGGAAAAGTTTGTCTGGAGCAGGCACTGGGCGATCGCTCCAAGACCGTCCGCCGCCGCGCCCGTTGGTTACTACGACAACCCGAAGGTACCGAAACACTGCCCCCCTCAGAACCCCAGTGGAACTTAACCGAGCGGCTGAATCTTGATGCCTATATTTATAGGGGTGATCGTCTAACTCGCTTTGCCAATCGAACGGTTCACGAAGAGCCTGTACCCGATAATCCACTGCCAGATCCATCACAGACTGTCTATGCGTTTCGTTGTAATTATGATGAAGATACGGATGACATGCTTAGCCGCCTCAATGCCTTGCTGAATACACCGGGAGGTGAGCAGATCGAAGCCCTGGTATTTGGCATGTGGGATGACGGGGAGGGAGTTTGTACAGGGGACGCGTCATCGCGGGGATTCGTGGAACGGTTGGTAACGCTACGCGATCGCCTACCCCGTTTGAAAGCCTTGTTCATTGGCGATATCCTCAGCGAGGAGTGCGAGATTTCCTGGCTGGTGCAGAGTGATATGAGTCCAATTTTGCAAGCATACCCTCATCTGGAAATGCTACAAGTGCGAGGAGGAATGGGCTTACAGTTTGTGCCCCCAGAAAATGCGGTGCATGACCATCTGAAAGTACTGATTCTAGAAACCGGAGGACTGAGCCGGGAAACGGTGCAGCAAATTTGTGCCTGGAACTTTCCCTCACTTGATCATTTAGAACTCTGGTTTGGCAGCGAAAACTATGGCGGTGACTGCTGGGAACAGGATTTAGCTCCGATCCTGGATGATCTTCAGTTTCCGAATTTAGCCTACCTGGGTCTGCGCAATAGCCAGTTTGCCGATGAGATGATCGATCGACTGGTGCGATCGCCCCTGCTGGCTGGACTGCAAGTTCTCGATTTGTCGATGGGTACGCTTTCCGATGAGGGAGCCACCAAGCTATTGGAGTGTGCCGCCATTCGGGACTTGGAGATCCTGAATGTTTCAGAAAGCTATCTTTCAGGAGCAACGATCGATCAGTTGCAGTCCCTGGGCATTCAGGTGATTGCAGACAATCAGCGCACAGAGGAATACGAAGAATATGAAGAGCGCTATTGTGCAGTTTCAGAATAG
- a CDS encoding STM4014 family protein codes for MPKFVLIANPETRRVVLFQQALARLSLPAAEVVPYEKLLAGQCFLHAWDAPDLWFRFDAPERNFAVDRALIAAGATVNDPGLHQRIGAIEAYQLQPDKGRILYPRQWYLGWRQQLQSWAKQINGSVFNHPEDIATMFDKVQCQRILANRRIPIPRSLTQHTSILSYEHLCEEMAAQDCQRVFVKLAHGSSASGVVAYERRGTAERAITTVERVEEQGDVRFYNSRKIRQYSNPNEIADIINFLLNESAQVEAWMPKARLEGREFDARVVVMGGKARHVVLRVGNSPMTNLHLGNDRRELSALPKAFATDRWLEMLHTCEQAAACFPRSFYCGIDLLIAPNLRDHYILELNAFGDLLQGITWQGWDTYTTELAMLLKKELSFAFCVLSWCQLDCKC; via the coding sequence ATGCCCAAATTTGTCCTCATCGCCAATCCGGAAACTCGCCGAGTGGTACTCTTTCAGCAGGCACTCGCTCGATTGAGCTTACCAGCAGCTGAAGTGGTGCCCTATGAAAAACTGCTGGCGGGACAGTGTTTTTTGCACGCATGGGATGCACCGGATCTATGGTTTCGCTTTGATGCCCCAGAGCGAAACTTTGCGGTCGATCGCGCGCTGATTGCGGCTGGGGCGACGGTGAATGATCCAGGACTACATCAGCGGATTGGGGCGATCGAGGCTTATCAATTACAACCAGACAAAGGACGGATTCTCTATCCGCGTCAGTGGTATTTGGGTTGGCGACAGCAATTACAGAGTTGGGCGAAACAAATAAACGGCAGCGTTTTCAATCATCCTGAAGACATTGCAACAATGTTTGATAAGGTTCAGTGCCAGCGCATTTTGGCAAATCGTAGGATTCCAATTCCGCGATCGCTGACTCAACACACTTCTATACTCAGTTACGAACATTTGTGTGAAGAAATGGCTGCCCAGGACTGTCAGCGAGTGTTTGTGAAACTGGCACATGGTTCGTCTGCATCGGGAGTTGTAGCCTACGAACGGCGCGGCACCGCAGAACGGGCAATCACTACCGTTGAACGAGTGGAAGAGCAGGGAGACGTGCGCTTCTATAACTCCCGCAAAATTCGCCAGTATTCTAACCCCAATGAAATTGCTGATATCATCAATTTTCTATTGAATGAATCAGCACAGGTTGAAGCGTGGATGCCCAAAGCGCGGTTGGAAGGGCGCGAATTTGATGCGCGAGTGGTTGTGATGGGCGGCAAAGCACGACATGTCGTTTTGCGTGTGGGCAATAGTCCCATGACCAACTTACATTTGGGCAACGATCGCCGCGAACTTTCTGCCTTACCCAAGGCATTCGCAACCGATCGCTGGCTTGAAATGTTGCATACCTGTGAACAAGCCGCTGCCTGCTTTCCCCGCAGCTTTTACTGCGGCATTGATTTATTAATTGCGCCCAATTTGCGCGACCACTACATTCTCGAACTGAATGCCTTTGGCGATCTCCTGCAAGGAATTACGTGGCAAGGATGGGATACTTACACCACCGAACTTGCCATGCTGTTGAAAAAGGAATTGAGTTTTGCGTTTTGCGTTTTGAGTTGGTGCCAACTCGACTGCAAATGCTAA
- a CDS encoding serine/threonine protein kinase: MWKLEHPTSSPFLSLLSHHEISCSSGFRNFSAPLRVQDYIPGNTLQEALDQGQKFSVGEVLNFARQILQILVYLHELSPPVLHRDIKPSNLILGADQQIHLVDFGAVQDQAAVTGMTFTVVGTSGYTPLEQFWGRAVPASDLYALGATLIHLLTGVAPSELPQKNLQIQFSDRVSLPSNIVLWIQKLVQPDIEQRFHTARQALKILDQGAISDAPADQSNPPIQTLRAISKTKIARPTKTRVVLKKTAKRLEIHQPAISISSIRSNISAIGIPLTLAWILLISLVILFAINTGLIVVLYPAWFAFYYIFKISAFSCK, from the coding sequence GTGTGGAAACTTGAGCATCCCACGTCATCCCCTTTTCTGTCACTCCTGTCTCATCATGAGATCTCCTGTTCATCTGGCTTTCGGAACTTTTCTGCACCACTAAGGGTGCAGGATTATATTCCCGGTAATACATTACAGGAAGCGTTAGATCAGGGGCAGAAATTTAGTGTTGGAGAAGTGTTGAATTTTGCTCGGCAGATTCTCCAAATTCTGGTCTACCTGCATGAATTGAGTCCTCCCGTGTTACATCGAGACATTAAGCCCAGCAACCTGATTTTGGGAGCTGATCAGCAGATTCATTTGGTGGATTTTGGAGCAGTACAGGATCAGGCAGCCGTGACTGGCATGACGTTTACAGTGGTGGGGACAAGTGGCTACACACCGCTGGAGCAGTTTTGGGGACGGGCAGTTCCGGCATCTGATCTTTATGCATTGGGAGCAACTTTGATTCATTTGCTAACCGGGGTTGCCCCTTCAGAATTGCCTCAAAAGAATTTGCAAATTCAGTTTAGCGATCGCGTCAGTCTTCCCTCAAATATTGTTCTCTGGATTCAGAAATTAGTTCAACCTGACATCGAACAACGCTTCCACACAGCCCGTCAGGCTTTAAAGATTCTCGACCAGGGAGCCATTAGCGATGCACCTGCTGATCAATCAAATCCTCCAATTCAAACACTCCGTGCTATTAGTAAAACTAAAATTGCCAGACCCACTAAAACTCGTGTAGTTTTGAAGAAAACAGCAAAAAGATTAGAAATTCATCAGCCTGCTATTTCAATAAGTTCAATTCGTTCTAATATATCCGCTATTGGAATTCCTTTAACACTCGCATGGATTCTACTTATATCATTGGTAATTCTTTTCGCTATAAATACCGGATTAATCGTAGTTCTCTACCCTGCATGGTTTGCTTTTTATTACATCTTCAAAATTTCTGCTTTTAGCTGTAAGTAG
- a CDS encoding diguanylate cyclase domain-containing protein — translation MGLPKTMREDILQALVEQICSKLPGCLVTFNGAAFKLKNDFFGHAFVDQEIQAFSNLLQKKCGNNFNRVGGDEWLAFFENFSVQQVQNLLKEFHLEIPINVEWKSHVELNGEIKEMRVTVNATAIRAMRCIYANANNRNEIRSTAIDLLQNNWGLEPNQVLSLCLAKTIQRKRWSCIGNLPQQSPMLPFLQWREI, via the coding sequence TTGGGTTTACCTAAAACAATGAGAGAAGACATACTCCAGGCACTCGTTGAACAAATATGCTCCAAATTGCCGGGATGCCTGGTGACTTTCAACGGCGCGGCTTTTAAGCTAAAAAATGATTTTTTTGGTCATGCTTTTGTAGACCAAGAAATTCAGGCTTTTAGTAATCTGCTTCAAAAGAAGTGTGGCAACAACTTTAATCGAGTGGGTGGAGATGAGTGGCTAGCTTTCTTTGAAAACTTTTCTGTGCAACAAGTTCAAAATTTATTGAAAGAATTTCACCTAGAAATCCCAATCAATGTGGAATGGAAAAGTCATGTTGAATTGAATGGAGAAATCAAGGAGATGAGAGTCACTGTGAATGCAACAGCGATCCGAGCGATGCGATGCATTTATGCCAATGCCAACAATCGTAATGAAATCAGAAGCACGGCGATCGACTTGCTGCAAAATAACTGGGGTTTAGAACCAAACCAAGTACTGAGTTTATGTTTAGCAAAAACAATACAACGTAAACGCTGGTCATGTATCGGCAATTTACCCCAACAATCCCCCATGCTGCCCTTTCTGCAATGGCGAGAAATTTGA
- a CDS encoding STM4011 family radical SAM protein: protein MHLTILYRGSLVSCNYGCEYCPFAKRQQSAAELTIDRQSLERFANWIVDHPQHEFSILFTPWGEALIHSWYQQTLVRLSQLPNVRKVAIQTNLSCSLDWIDQANPDCLALWATFHPEWSNLDRFLERCNDLHQRGIRFSVGVVGFPRFKEAITALRQRLPQAIYLWINAVKAELPQLTDDDRAFFQSIDPLYELNTHHYPSLGKSCKAGESVISVDGEGTMRRCHFIKTAIGNLYDPAFETALVERPCTNETCHCHIGYVHLDYLELDKVFGAGILERVPIAYQRDEFVRASSQS, encoded by the coding sequence ATGCATCTCACGATTCTCTATCGCGGTTCCCTCGTTAGCTGCAATTATGGTTGTGAGTATTGTCCGTTTGCCAAACGTCAACAATCTGCTGCTGAGTTAACAATCGATCGCCAATCGCTAGAGCGGTTTGCGAATTGGATTGTTGATCATCCGCAGCATGAATTCTCGATTCTATTTACACCCTGGGGCGAGGCGTTAATTCATTCCTGGTATCAACAAACGCTGGTGCGGTTATCGCAGTTGCCAAATGTTCGGAAGGTGGCGATTCAGACGAACCTATCCTGCTCGCTTGATTGGATTGATCAGGCAAATCCTGATTGTCTTGCGTTGTGGGCAACCTTTCATCCCGAATGGTCAAACCTCGATCGCTTTCTGGAAAGGTGCAATGATTTACATCAGCGTGGAATTCGCTTTAGCGTGGGTGTGGTTGGGTTTCCACGGTTTAAAGAAGCGATTACAGCGTTGCGCCAACGGCTTCCTCAAGCCATTTATCTCTGGATCAATGCTGTAAAAGCAGAACTACCCCAACTCACAGACGACGATCGGGCATTTTTTCAATCTATTGATCCCTTGTATGAATTGAACACACACCACTATCCCAGTTTGGGTAAATCCTGTAAAGCCGGAGAGTCCGTCATTTCAGTCGATGGTGAGGGTACCATGCGGCGCTGTCATTTCATCAAAACGGCGATCGGGAATCTCTATGATCCAGCTTTTGAGACTGCGCTGGTGGAGCGCCCCTGCACCAATGAAACCTGCCATTGCCACATCGGTTACGTGCATTTGGATTACCTGGAGTTGGATAAAGTCTTCGGTGCAGGCATTCTCGAACGAGTACCGATCGCCTATCAACGGGATGAATTTGTGCGCGCCTCTAGCCAATCCTGA
- a CDS encoding STM4012 family radical SAM protein → MPPLLSSPRLSQSPYQSYVYSYPHKSAYRPCPARSLSEIWSTEKRDALFLYIHIPFCEMRCGFCNLFTTVNHNDEFVNQYVNTLQRQAHRVKAELGETQFVRFALGGGTPTQLPIAALEAILNVAESTMGAPLKDIPISVEVSPETATAEKLRLLRDHHVDRISIGVQSFIDAEVLATQRRQTTTQVQAALTRIRAYGFPTLNLDLIYGLPGQTVDTWLYSIRSALQFQPQEIYLYPLYVRPLTGLGLSDREWDDIRLACYRAGRDLLQAEGYTQVSMRMFRAHHARETSSPVYCCQADGMVGLGCGARSYTRSLHYSNDYAVNAKEIRSIIEQYLTYDDSAFAVADYGFELHQEEQQRRFILLSLLSEQGLNCAAYRDRFGSQALTDFPQLQHLIDHHLATLQTNLLMLTQAGIERSDAIGPWLFSNHVQMLMSQYTLK, encoded by the coding sequence ATGCCCCCTCTGCTCTCCTCGCCTCGCCTCTCCCAATCTCCCTACCAATCTTACGTTTACTCCTATCCTCACAAATCCGCTTACCGTCCCTGCCCAGCCCGATCGCTCTCCGAAATTTGGTCAACCGAAAAACGAGATGCCTTATTTCTGTACATCCACATTCCGTTCTGCGAAATGCGATGTGGGTTCTGCAATCTCTTCACGACTGTTAACCACAATGATGAGTTTGTGAATCAGTATGTCAACACATTACAGCGGCAGGCACACCGCGTTAAGGCTGAATTGGGAGAGACTCAATTTGTCCGATTCGCTTTAGGAGGAGGGACACCCACCCAGCTTCCGATCGCTGCTTTAGAAGCAATTCTAAACGTGGCAGAAAGCACAATGGGCGCACCACTGAAGGACATCCCGATCTCGGTGGAAGTGTCCCCTGAAACCGCTACGGCTGAGAAATTGCGCCTTTTGCGGGATCACCACGTCGATCGCATCAGTATTGGCGTTCAAAGCTTTATCGATGCAGAAGTGCTGGCGACCCAACGCCGTCAAACTACAACCCAGGTGCAAGCGGCATTAACCCGAATTCGCGCCTATGGATTTCCCACACTCAACCTGGATTTAATCTATGGGCTACCTGGACAAACGGTAGATACGTGGCTGTACTCGATTCGATCGGCGCTTCAGTTTCAGCCCCAAGAGATTTATCTCTATCCCCTGTATGTGCGTCCGCTGACCGGGTTGGGATTGTCCGATCGGGAATGGGATGATATTCGTTTAGCCTGCTACCGGGCGGGACGAGACTTGTTGCAAGCAGAAGGGTATACCCAGGTTTCGATGCGAATGTTTCGTGCCCATCATGCTCGTGAAACATCCAGTCCGGTTTATTGCTGTCAGGCAGATGGCATGGTTGGTCTGGGTTGTGGCGCACGTTCCTACACCCGATCGCTGCATTACTCCAATGACTACGCTGTGAATGCCAAAGAGATTCGCAGCATTATCGAACAGTATCTGACCTATGATGATTCAGCATTTGCAGTGGCAGATTATGGATTTGAATTACATCAGGAAGAACAACAGCGGCGGTTTATTCTGCTTTCTCTGCTATCTGAACAGGGGCTGAATTGTGCGGCGTATCGCGATCGCTTTGGCAGTCAGGCTCTTACCGATTTTCCCCAACTGCAACACCTGATTGATCATCACCTGGCAACCTTACAAACCAATCTGCTGATGCTTACCCAAGCAGGTATCGAGCGATCAGATGCGATCGGCCCCTGGCTCTTTTCCAATCACGTTCAAATGCTCATGAGCCAATACACTTTGAAGTAA